One genomic region from Cryptococcus gattii WM276 chromosome C, complete sequence encodes:
- a CDS encoding Endosome-to-Golgi retrograde transport protein, putative; Vps35p (Similar to TIGR gene model, INSD accession AAW42339.1) — MDEAKLLSDALANVKVQTVQLKRCLDQDEIMEALKAASSMLAELRTSSLSPKQYYELYMSVFDSLRFLSNYLYEAHTEGKHHLADLYELVQYAGNIVPRLYLMITVGSVYMSVPDAPVKEIMKDMLEMSRGVQHPTRGLFLRHYLSGQTRDFLPVGNSDGPGGNLQDSIGFVLTNFIEMNKLWVRLQHQGHSREREKREMERRDLRILVGTNLVRLSQLDGVDLDMYRKIILPSVLEQVVNCRDVIAQEYLMEVVIQVFTDDFHLHTLTPFLGACAQLHPRVNIKGIVIALIDRLAAYAVREAESEDPEEKRKGEEEAARRLAEKVKGARGKGKNVEEGEKNTPSPVAKPVEADEWAATTDTIPETPVTENSNGESSKTPLEGEKLGESPTPTPAQVEKKENAKKFRGIPEDVRLFEVFWQQVVELIKARPDLSIMDITALCVSLTNLSLSCYPDRLEYVDQVLSFTHGKVHEYSQNPDLHSPQTVSNLLALLLAPVSSYVSILTLLAIPSYIPLLSVQPYSTRLSIGQAVVSSVLKNNTLIETSDDVTGVLGLCAVLVKDQKDHTIGGGAPQRRGQTVDWREMAEEQGWVARMVHLFRADDLGVQYELLQTARRHFAEGGDRIRFTFPPLIASSIQLARRFKARESIEDEWETRVSALFKFIHQLISILYHKVEAPETCLRLFLLAAQVADDCRLEELTYEFFVQAFVIYEESISESRAQLQAITGIISALQTSRAFGTDNYDTLITKAALHGSRLLKKSHQATTVLYASHMWWQGVVPGREKNDKPPFRDGKRVLECLQKSLRIASSCIDEITSVQLYVDALDRYVYYFEQGVEAVTPKYVNSLVELITSNIDSVNSGGDVHPSSAGGGLVEGVSGGDMIIKHFQNTLLYIRGRQRQAQADASDQGDEREEEEGKKKVDWESVDVAGGCLKMGLAH; from the exons ATGGACGAAGCCAAGCTTCTTTCGGATGCCTTGGCCAATGTCAAGGTCCAAACTGTACAGCTCAAGAGATGTCTCGACCAAGACGAGATCATGGAAGCCCTCAAGGCCGCCTCTTCGATGCTTGCCGAACTTCGAACATCCTCGTTATCGCCAAAACAATACTATGAACTATACATGTCTGTATTCGACAGTCTGAGGTTCCTGAGCAACTACCTATATGAGGCGCATACCGAGGGAAAGCACCATCTGGCCGATCTTTACGAGCTAGTCCA ATATGCAGGCAATATTGTACCACGGCTGTACTTGATGATTACCGTTGGGTCTGTTTATATGTCCGTGCCAGATGCGCCCGTCAAAGAAATCATGAAGGACATGCTCGAGATGTCCCGAGGAGTACAACACCCCACTCGAGGTTTGTTTCTTCGACACTATCTCTCTGGCCAGACCAGAGACTTTTTGCCAGTCGGCAATAGTGATGG CCCTGGCGGGAACCTTCAAGATTCTATCGGTTTTGTGCTCACAAACTTCATCGAGATGAACAAGCTCTGGGTGCGACTTCAACACCAAGGTCATTCTCGCGAACGCGAGAAGCGCGAAATGGAACGTCGGGATCTTCGAATCCTCGTTGGCACTAATCTTGTCCGTCTGTCCCAGTTAGATGGTGTTGACTTGGACATGTACCGCAAGATCATACTTCCATCGGTCCTCGAACAAGTTGTCAACTGTCGTGATGTTATAGCGCAGGAGTACTTGATGGAAGTCGTCATACAAGTATTTACAGACGacttccatctccacaCACTCACTCCTTTCCTTGGTGCTTGTGCTCAATTGCATCCAAGGGTGAATATCAAGGGTATCGTCATTGCTCTGATAGACAGGCTTGCTGCATACGCAGTGAGGGAGGCTGAGAGCGAAGATCccgaggagaagaggaagggcGAAGAGGAAGCTGCAAGAAGGTTGGCAGAAAAGGTCAAAGGTGCTagaggaaaagggaagaaCGTGGAGGAGGGCGAGAAGAATACCCCTTCTCCGGTGGCGAAACCTGTTGAAGCGGATGAGTGGGCGGCTACGACCGATACAATACCTGAAACTCCTGTCACTGAGAATTCAAACGGGGAGTCATCCAAGACTCCCctggaaggagagaaaTTAGGAGAATCACCGACCCCGACTCCTGCACAGGTcgagaagaaagaaaatGCAAAGAAGTTTAGAGGAATTCCTGAAGATGTCAGGCTTTTTGAAGTCTTTTGGCAACAAGTGGTGGAACTTATCAAG GCTCGACCGGACTTGTCTATCATGGACATCACCGCTCTTTGTGTCTCGTTGACAAACCTTTCTTTGAGTTGCTACCCTGATCGCCTCGAATATGTCGATCAAGTCTTGTCTTTTACTCATGGAAAAGTACACGAGTACTCTCAGAA CCCGGATTTACACTCTCCACAAACTGTCTCTAACCTCCTTGCGCTCCTTCTCGCACCAGTCAGCTCTTACGTGTCTATCCTCACTTTGCTCGCCATCCCCTCATATATTCCCCTTCTGTCAGTCCAGCCGTATTCCACCCGTCTATCCATTGGTCAGGCGGTTGTCTCCTCCGTGCTTAAGAACAACACACTCATTGAAACCTCCGATGATGTCACCGGTGTGCTTGGTCTCTGTGCTGTACTTGTCAAAGACCAGAAGGATCATACCATTGGTGGCGGCGCACCGCAGAGAAGAGGTCAGACAGTCGACTGGAGAGAGATGGCTGAAGAGCAGGGATGGGTTGCAAGGATGGTGCATCTCTTCAGGGCAGATGACCTTGGCGTGCAGTATGAATTGCTGCAGACAGCGAGGAGACATTTCGCTGAAGGGGGTGACAGAATACGGTTCACTTTCCCGCCGTTGATTGCCTCTAGTATTCAACTAGCTAGACGCTTCAAGGCAAGGGAAAGCATCGAAGACGAATGGGAGACAAGGGTATCGGCCTTGTTCAAATTTATACACCAGCTCATTTCCATCTTGTATCACAAGGTTGAAGCTCCGGAGACATGCCTGCgccttttccttcttgCTGCTCAGGTCGCTGACGACTGCCGCCTTGAGGAACTTACCTACGAATTCTTTGTCCAAGCATTTGTTATTTACGAGGAGTCCATCTCTGAATCTCGAGCACAGCTACAAGCTATTACCGGCATTATCTCGGCTTTGCAAACGAGTAGAGCGTTTGGAACGGATAATTACGATACTTTGATAACCAAAGCCGCATTGCATGGGAGCAGGCTTCTCAAGAAGAGCCACCAGGCTACAACAGTGCTTTACGCGAGTCACATGTGGTGGCAGGGAGTTGTTCCTGGACGAGAGAAGAATGACAAG CCGCCATTCCGAGATGGCAAGCGAGTTCTCGAATGCCTTCAAAAGTCTCTCCGTATCGCCTCATCTTGCATTGATGAAATCACCTCCGTACAGTTGTACGTTGATGCCCTTGATCGATATGTTTATTATTTCGAGCAGGGAGTGGAAGCTGTCACACCTAAATACGTCAATTCTCTGGTTGAGCTTATCACGTCAAATATCGACTCGGTGAATAGTGGCGGAGATGTGCATCCCAGCTCGGCCGGTGGAGGGCTGGTGGAAGGTGTCAGTGGCGGGGATATGATCATCAAG CACTTCCAAAATACACTGCTATACATTCGAGGCCGACAGCGACAGGCTCAAGCTGACGCTAGTGATCAGGGAGATGAacgagaagaggaggaaggaaagaagaaggttgaTTGGGAAAGTGTGGACGTAGCCGGGGGGTGCCTAAAGATGGGCCTTGCTCACTAA
- a CDS encoding transcriptional elongation regulator, putative (Similar to TIGR gene model, INSD accession AAW42341.1) produces MSSNGWEIRFSNSRQIPYFYNSERSISTWEPPSELSAEQIQQLPGAAKYMNLQSAQTSGGKEGQVRASHILAKHAGSRRPASWRNDKITIPPDEAQAIIEKHIAYLQSLPPADVPKEFARIASTESDCSSAKKGGDLGWFGRGQMQKPFEDATFNTPVGQLSGIVKTDSGIHVILRTG; encoded by the exons ATGTCATCAAACGGCTGGGAAATTCGCTTCTCCAATTCTCGTCAGATCCCCTACTTCTACAACTCGGAACGTAGCATCTCCACTTGGGAACCCCCTTCTGAACTCAGTGCAGAACAAATCCAGCAATTACCCGGTGCGGCCAAGTATATGAATCTACAGTCGGCTCAAACTTCTGGTGGCAAGGAAGGTCAGGTGAGAGCTAGTCATATTCTGGCAAAGCATGCTGGAAGTAGGAGGCCTGCTTCATGGAGAAAT GACAAAATCACAATCCCTCCTGATGAGGCTCAAGCTATCATTGAGAAGCACATAGCATATCTTCAATCCCTCCCTCCTGCTGATGTTCCCAAGGAATTCGCAAGGATTGCCTCAACAGAGAGCGATTGCTCAAGCGCGAAGAAAGGTGGTGATCTTGGATGGTTTGGGAGGGGACAAATGCAAAAGCCCTTTGAA GACGCCACGTTTAACACTCCTGTTGGGCAGCTAAGCGGGATTGTCAAGACGGACTCTGGTATCCATGTCATCCTCCGTACTGGATAG
- a CDS encoding Beta1-tubulin, putative (Similar to TIGR gene model, INSD accession AAW42343.1), whose product MGRSVREIVHLQTGQCGNQIGAKFWEVVSEEHGIQADGSYKGTTDTQLERINVYYNEAAAGKYVPRAVLVDLEPGTMDSIRGGPLGSLFRPDNFVFGQSGAGNNWAKGHYTEGAELVDSVLDVVRREAEGCDCLQGFQITHSLGGGTGAGMGTLLISKIREEFPDRMMCTFSVVPSPKVSDTVVEPYNATLSVHQLVENSDETFCIDNEALYDICLRTLKLSTPTYGDLNHLVSVVMSGVTTCLRFPGQLNSDLRKLAVNMVPFPRLHFFMVGFAPLTARGSASYRAVTVPELTQQMFDAKNMMAASDPRHGRYLTVACYYRGKVSMKEVEDQIQSVQAKNSAYFVEWIPGNISAAQCDIPPRGLKMSSTFICNSTSIQSLFKRIGEQFSAMYRRKAFVHWYTGEGMDELEFSEAESNLQDLVSEYMQYQEAGADDEIYGDEEIPIEEEDM is encoded by the exons ATGGGCCGTTCAGTGCGAGAGATCGTTCACCTTCAAACCGGTCAGTGTGGTAACCAGATCGGTGCCAAGTTCTG GGAAGTCGTCTCCGAGGAGCACGGCATTCAGGCCGATGGCTCTTACAAGGGTACCACCGACACCCAGCTCGAACGCATCAACGTCTACTACAACGAGGCCGCGGCGGGCAAGTATGTTCCTCGAGCCGTCCTTGTTGACCTCGAGCCCGGAACTATGGACTCCATCCGAGGTGGCCCTCTTGGTAGCCTTTTCAGGCCCGATAACTT TGTTTTCGGCCAATCTGGTGCCGGTAACAACTGGGCCAAGGGTCACTACACAGAAGGTGCCGAGCTTGTTGACTCTGTGCTCGATGTTGTCCGACGAGAGGCCGAGGGATGTGACTGTCTTCAAGGTTTCCAAATTACCCACTCTCTTGGTGGTGGTACTGGTGCCGGTATGGGTACACTTTTGATCTCCAAGATCCGAGAAGAGTTCCCCGACCGAATGATGTGCACTTTCTCCGTCGTTCCTTCTCCCAAG GTCTCTGACACCGTCGTTGAGCCTTACAACGCCACCCTTTCCGTCCATCAGCTCGTTGAGAACTCCGATGAGACCTTCTGCATCGACAATGAGGCTCTCTATGACATCTGCTTGCGTACTCTCAAGCTCTCTACCCCTACTTACGGTGACTTGAACCACCTCGTCTCTGTCGTTATGTCTGGTGTCACCACATGTCTTCGTTTCCCTGGTCAGCTTAACTCCGACCTTCGAAAGTTGGCCGTGAACATGGTGCCCTTCCCCCGTCTTCATTTCTTCATGGTCGGCTTTGCCCCTCTCACTGCCCGAGGCTCCGCTAGCTACCGTGCCGTCACCGTTCCTGAGCTTACTCAGCAAATGTTTGACGCCAAGAACATGATGGCTGCCTCTGACCCTCGCCATGGC CGATACCTCACTGTAGCATGCTACTACCGAGGCAAGGTTTCCATGAAGGAGGTTGAGGACCAGATTCAATCTGTTCAGGCCAAGAACTCCGCTTACTTTGTTGAGTGGATTCCCGGAAACATCTCCGCCGCGCAGTG TGACATTCCTCCTCGTGGTCTCAAGATGTCCTCCACCTTCATCTGCAATTCAACTTCCATCCAGTCACTTTTCAAGCGTATCGGCGAGCAGTTCTCTGCCATGTACAGGCGAAAGGCTTTCGTGCACTGGTACACTGGAGAGGGTATGGACGAGCTTGAATTT TCTGAAGCTGAATCCAACTTGCAAGACTTGGTTTCCGAGTACATGCAATACCAGGAGGCGGGAGCGGACGACGAAATCTACGGTGATGAGGAGATCCCTATTGAGGAGGAGGACATGTAA
- a CDS encoding uncharacterized protein (Similar to TIGR gene model, INSD accession AAW42345.1) has translation MPQVTVHRANSPIVWHGKLKQHRSLAEWVAKLAPRLQLDTSPQQLRIAHVRDGGREVDIWDDYDFDAFKSRAAAQSTPLVVKVYPPGASSEPSTQSTFAAATTPARKPRKKTAPSDDQPALGTPTSTKKDKGKSKTTPQSQDLPAPVLQPQQPSTPTAAPKPKKRKRDSTSSAAESFPTRATPGQSTSADPGPESTSPQQPKKKRKRGTRSDAALASAPAASPANSSAPAIASPSQPFTFSFPLQGSAAFINRYKPAKPSPLGRIDDPLASAGETAPIPSPVAKEPLQPMSESGKKSRKPRKRKEKQDESVGGVPASPAASSVAPSPAPSSSKKQKGRPSVTEEIMRKQREKMAAEEAKKQAENTEKTQAKGKSKEKAIEKPPVTPASSIPTPVTPSKESTKPSAPEPLSTQSPFTQTKNASSPKTPKVNRASEIMRLFREKQAAEAAAKAAAESVPPAVQAIQPEQPSVPPTQQPSTENLASTPASPAPALEPKKSSSAKSKAAPRPSVTLEIMRKQREKMAAAEAEAANNAEKENAGEAMDVDQPRENVHIQPVGQSKQGQAEQTTPTNPQIEPKSVAPPPPSSHGFTAAPQAPSQTLAQSSQPSNTSSATKKTKSGRPSITSEIMRKQREAMAQQAEKEKEREEQPETRNDVDKEASQPTSTKSAQPQCLICHGSSHPQKDCPVVKAGVPRLRQVLLERKEEDESPEAAVAAIEMWIDRLGRVTSALMGTPATKGKGRQSSGLTAMAKQTPSSPAAVPPPGPAVETESSASESSKSPSPPPPKAPSPPVPTFPPIYHKALSRKAGSTSGLSVSDAVIETGSSASESSEDEDGSLESGSGSGSESETESESSVSEKGRNAMSRSRSTSISSSTSSSSPSPPPPDLSKLDPQAALRHFLTAPLSQKQRRAARDSAAHMQAVDTHDVEVEEASEVESDEDKMNTSFSRNRMDDEESLVGEFEDDEKEEDELEDVEEPRDEPPALSQVRQPDDEMQVDMEESQSMLEQQESELQPKSSGQEEKETGIDVTETEAVPMDVDEQEQSPLEITQSPSASSQLSFHEGSRQSFNDLAALASPSTQHHELPGDAAVREAIAEDEALVRDAMRQGDDVLLKQGLPNGVQEPVVMQQLMSPPSSVADREDEIEPLPATQLVQRFEDEEGPADATPIARSKAPVRRSTRQASRQPSVARDDIPSSQASTSQLAPPPLSPPRRRLRSASREPAPAPEPSRTRMTRSSSQQHIVPPSPQAPIRRSTRRTVSSQSNISQASSSQVEPSSPVQLHATLTPATLRRSSRRQTTPLRSSQVDELDPSSPPPATQQPVEKSPLFIPETQLQYSQSQSSQSQSLNPQRFWGVYGEEENPLFMSQGSQIPQTQAYNLYPNIDSSSDVGETPRGPKIGFEGSSPSNDKQGEGKRANLLSISSPILEEDEEEQNELADTEKHEQTSELGADEHDDKSVDASEVSSDDEESSLSISISRSQPIYPSLPRSSISFSQPVAAPQLSGFPTLSSLPREALRRMKSTFGFSTSQPENSKEKTSRHMNGAGDESESETSGDSSDEEPASLRGRFAGTRARKVKNQGAVKGW, from the exons ATGCCGCAAGTCACCGTACACCGCGCCAACTCGCCCATAGTCTGGCACGGGAAGCTCA AGCAGCACAGGTCTCTCGCAGAATGGGTCGCCAAACTCGCTCCCCGTCTCCAGCTCGACACCTCACCACAGCAGCTCCGCATAGCACATGTCCGAGACGGCGGCCGCGAGGTAGACATATGGGATG ACTATGATTTTGACGCATTCAAGTCCAGGGCGGCTGCCCAGTCAACCCCTCTCGTTGTCAAGGTCTATCCCCCGGGCGCCAGCAGCGAGCCTAGCACCCAATCTACTTTCGCCGCCGCTACCACGCCGGCCAGGAAACCTCGCAAGAAGACGGCGCCGTCCGATGACCAGCCAGCACTCGGCACACCGACGTCCACCAAAAAGGACAAGGGAAAGAGCAAGACTACTCCTCAATCTCAGGACCTGCCTGCGCCTGTACTCCAGCCTCAACAACCTTCCACACCAACCGCTGCGCCCAAACCCAAGAAACGCAAGCGGGACTCCACGTCGTCCGCCGCCGAATCTTTCCCTACGCGCGCTACTCCTGGGCAATCGACATCCGCCGACCCGGGTCCTGAAAGCACGTCGCCCCAGCAGCCcaagaaaaaaaggaagcGAGGAACAAGGTCGGATGCCGCTTTGGCTTCTGCTCCTGCAGCATCCCCAGCAAACTCGTCTGCCCCTGCCATCGCCAGCCCATCTCAGCCTTTCACATTCAGTTTCCCGTTACAAGGATCTGCAGCATTCATCAATCGATATAAACCTGCCAAACCTAGTCCCCTGGGTAGGATCGATGATCCTCTGGCTTCAGCCGGCGAAACTGCCCCAATTCCTTCACCCGTGGCTAAGGAACCCCTACAGCCTATGAGTGAATCTGGTAAAAAGAGCAGAAAGCCCcgaaagagaaaagaaaaacaGGACGAGAGCGTGGGAGGTGTGCCCGCCTCTCCGGCTGCTTCCTCAGTTGCGCCCAGTCCCGCACCATCATCGAGTAAAAAGCAAAAAGGTAGACCTAGTGTGACCGAGGAGATTATGAGGAAGCAGAGAGAAAAGATGGCAGCTGAAGAGGCCAAGAAACAAGCCGAAAACACGGAAAAGACGCAGGCCAAGGGCAAAAGTAAAGAAAAGGCTATCGAGAAACCACCTGTCACGCCAGCCTCCTCTATTCCTACCCCCGTAACACCTTCCAAAGAGTCGACCAAGCCATCTGCCCCTGAGCCGCTTTCGACACAAAGTCCTTTTACTCAAACCAAAAATGCAAGCAGTCCCAAGACTCCCAAGGTCAACAGGGCTTCGGAAATAATGAGATTGTTTAGGGAAAAGCAAGCTGCAGAAGCAGCTGCAAAAG CCGCTGCAGAATCCGTCCCCCCTGCGGTCCAAGCGATTCAGCCTGAACAGCCTTCAGTCCCACCTACCCAGCAGCCATCTACTGAGAATCTCGCTTCTACGCCTGCGAGTCCAGCACCTGCGTTGGAGCCCAAAAAGTCCTCATCGGCAAAATCGAAAGCGGCTCCTCGACCTAGTGTAACTTTAGAAATAATGAGGAAACagagagagaagatggcTGCTGCAGAGGCTGAAGCCGCTAACAATGCGGAAAAGGAAAATGCTGGAGAAGCTATGGATGTCGACCAGCCTCGGGAAAATGTTCATATCCAGCCAGTTGGACAATCCAAGCAGGGTCAAGCTGAGCAGACTACCCCGACTAACCCCCAGATAGAGCCCAAGTCAGTAGCACCACCGCCTCCCTCCTCTCACGGATTTACCGCAGCTCCTCAAGCTCCCTCTCAGACTTTAGCTCAGTCTTCTCAGCCTTCCAACACGAGCTCTGCCACAAAAAAGACTAAATCTGGACGGCCGAGCATAACATCAGAGATAATGAGGAAACAGAGAGAAGCAATGGCTCAGCAagcagagaaggagaaggaacGAGAAGAACAACCCGAGACACGGAACGATGTGGATAAGGAGG CATCTCAACCGACTTCTACTAAATCTGCGCAACCTCAGTGTTTGATTTGCCATGGttcttctcatcctcaaaAGGACTGTCCAGTCGTCAAAGCTGGTGTGCCTCGTCTCCGGCAGGTCTTGCTTGAGcggaaagaggaagatgagagcCCAGAAGCCGCAGTGGCAGCTATCGAGATGTGGATCGACCGGTTGGGCAGAGTGACAAGTGCCCTCATGGGAACGCCTGCAACCAAGGGCAAAGGAAGGCAATCATCTGGCCTCACAGCGATGGCAAAACAGACACCTTCTTCCCCAGCTGCTGTTCCTCCTCCCGGCCCAGCTGTCGAGACCGAGTCATCCGCATCTGAATCTTCCAaatctccttctccccctcctccGAAAGCCCCTAGCCCACCGGTACCTACATTTCCTCCCATTTATCACAAAGCACTCTCTAGAAAGGCTGGGTCCACGTCGGGACTCAGTGTTTCTGACGCGGTGATTGAAACGGGCAGCTCGGCATCCGAGTCgagtgaagatgaggacgGGTCGCTTGAATCTGGATCTGGATCTGGGTCAGAGAGCGAGACAGAGAGCGAAAGCTCGGTTTCTGAAAAGGGCCGCAACGCCATGTCACGATCTCGTTCAACATctatctcttcttccacttcatcgtcttccccatcacctcctcctcctgaTCTCTCCAAGCTTGATCCTCAAGCTGCGCTGCGTCATTTCCTGACTGCCCCACTCTCCCAAAAACAACGACGTGCGGCTCGTGACTCTGCTGCTCACATGCAAGCCGTCGACACGCACGACGTGgaagttgaagaagcgTCTGAAGTCGAATCCGACGAAGACAAGATGAATACGTCGTTTTCAAGAAACAGGATGGACGACGAGGAGAGTTTAGTGGGTGAATTTGAAGACGACgaaaaggaggaggatgagcTGGAAGATGTTGAAGAACCGCGGGATGAACCCCCGGCTTTATCTCAGGTTCGCCAACCCGATGATGAGATGCAAGTGGATATGGAAGAATCTCAGTCTATGCTTGAACAGCAGGAATCTGAGCTTCAACCCAAATCATCTGGACaggaggagaaagaaaCCGGCATAGACGTCACAGAAACCGAAGCCGTGCCTATGGATGTCGACGAACAGGAGCAAAGCCCTTTGGAAATCACGCAGTCTCCGTCGGCTTCTTCTCAGCTTTCATTCCATGAAGGGTCCAGACAGTCCTTCAATGACTTGGCAGCTTTGGCTAGTCCATCCACCCAGCATCATGAGCTTCCTGGAGACGCCGCAGTGCGCGAAGCGATTGCCGAGGACGAGGCTCTAGTTCGAGATGCGATGAGACAAGGTGACGACGTTCTCTTAAAGCAAGGTCTTCCAAACGGAGTCCAGGAACCTGTCGTCATGCAGCAACTCATGTCACCCCCGTCGTCGGTGGCGGACCGCGAAGACGAAATAGAGCCCTTACCTGCGACTCAGCTGGTGCAGCGATTCGAAGACGAGGAGGGACCAGCGGACGCCACTCCTATAGCTAGGTCTAAGGCTCCCGTTAGGAGAAGTACTCGCCAAGCATCAAGACAGCCTTCTGTCGCCAGAGACGATATTCCGTCATCACAAGCTTCGACTAGTCAGCTTGCGCCCCCGCCTCTCTCCCCTCCTCGCCGGCGCCTGAGATCGGCCTCCCGTGAACCTGCACCGGCCCCCGAGCCTTCTCGCACGAGGATGACCCGGTCATCTTCTCAGCAACATATTGtccctccttctccccaGGCGCCTATAAGGCGAAGTACGCGACGGACGGTGTCTTCGCAATCCAATATCTCACAGGCGTCGTCTTCTCAAGTCGAACCCTCTTCCCCAGTTCAGTTGCATGCCACTCTCACGCCCGCTACGTTAAGACGATCATCGCGAAGACAAACAACCCCATTAAGATCCTCCCAAGTCGATGAGCTTGATCCTTCCTCTCCGCCTCCAGCGACTCAGCAGCCCGTCGAAAAGTCTCCGCTCTTTATCCCCGAAACACAACTGCAATATAGCCAGTCGCAGTCTTCTCAGAGTCAGTCTCTCAATCCTCAGCGGTTCTGGGGGGTTTAtggtgaggaggaaaaTCCCTTATTCATGTCCCAAGGATCGCAGATCCCCCAGACCCAAGCTTATAACCTTTACCCTAATATCGATTCCTCATCGGATGTGGGCGAGACTCCTCGGGGGCCGAAGATTGGCTTCGAGGGATCATCACCGTCCAACGACAAACAGGGCGAAGGAAAGAGAGCGAATTTGTTGAGCATTTCTAGCCCGATtttggaagaggacgaagaggagcaaAATGAGTTGGCCGATACGGAGAAACATGAACAGACGTCTGAACTGGGAGCTGACGAGCACGATGATAAGTCAGTGGACGCCTCAGAAGTGTCCTCAGACGACGAAGAGTCATCATTATCTATTTCCATTTCTAGATCACAGCCTATATATCCGTCTCTCCCGCGCTCATCTATTTCCTTTTCCCAACCTGTCGCAGCTCCTCAGTTAAGCGGGTTCCCAACTTTATCCAGTCTCCCTCGCGAGGCTCTACGGCGCATGAAGTCTACTTTTGGATTCTCAACTTCTCAGCCTGAAAACAGCAAAGAAAAGACAAGCAGGCATATGAACGGTGCGGGCGATGAGAGTGAGTCAGAGACCAGCGGGGATTCTAGTGATGAAGAACCAGCGTCGTTGAGAGGGAGATTTGCTGGGACGAGAGCTCGAAAGGTGAAGAATCAGGGTGCAGTGAAGGGATGGTAG
- a CDS encoding elongation factor ts (ef-ts), putative (Similar to TIGR gene model, INSD accession AAW42347.1), with amino-acid sequence MAFLSAAPRALRLPHRLPLRASIPPLRSLATPAAAPQKVPVSLIAALRKQHPVPLAQAREALERSNLDLAAALDYLRTSTSASAEKKAAKVSGRDTNEGLIAISLLGGKRVGMIHLACETDFVARNQVFLDTARGVAETTAFLDVPGDHETPQITSSSYLSDPILDFPTESLLSAPLISLPAAGTTDGSLSPLPTSEPTTVKQSLLSSLAQTGENLKLLRAVSFAAPFPSTPDVRFVPGGYAHGGLTDKEGKVGGIVVLSVTSADAGKPIASIIHGPGGDDLEKSTESLARTVARQVVGFPTKVIDRGDRAVEDEEVLMEQPFMMFNGDSRSVRDVLAEWGKERGVVLKVIGMRRWAVGDEIEITEKETEA; translated from the coding sequence ATGGCCTTCCTTTCCGCCGCCCCTCGTGCGCTCCGGCTGCCCCACCGGCTGCCTCTCCGGGCCTCGATTCCCCCCCTCCGTTCCCTCGCAACTCCGGCCGCCGCGCCCCAAAAGGTGCCCGTCTCTCTGATCGCCGCACTCCGGAAGCAGCACCCCGTCCCCCTCGCCCAGGCCCGCGAGGCTCTCGAGCGCTCCAACCTCGATCTCGCCGCCGCGCTAGACTATCTCCGCACGTCCACCTCCGCCTCGgcggagaagaaggcagcAAAGGTCTCCGGCAGAGACACGAATGAGGGGCTCATCgccatctccctcctcgGCGGCAAGAGAGTCGGCATGATCCATCTGGCCTGCGAAACGGACTTTGTGGCTAGAAACCAAGTCTTTTTAGACACCGCAAGGGGTGTCGCAGAGACCACCGCCTTCCTCGACGTCCCGGGCGACCACGAGACGCCGCAGAtcacctcttcctcctaTCTCTCCGACCCCATCCTCGACTTCCCTACAGAATCTCTCTTGTCCGCGCccctcatctctcttcCGGCCGCCGGCACCACAGACGGCTCTCTTTCCCCTCTCCCCACCTCTGAACCTACCACCGTCAAGCAGAGCTTGCTTTCTTCCCTTGCCCAAACAGGCGAAAACCTCAAGCTCCTCAGAGCAGTCTCCTTTGCTGCCCCCTTCCCTTCCACCCCCGACGTCAGATTCGTCCCAGGCGGCTACGCCCATGGTGGTCTCACAGATAAAGAAGGCAAGGTTGGAGGTATCGTCGTCCTTTCCGTGACCAGTGCCGACGCTGGAAAACCCATTGCTTCCATCATCCACGGCCCCGGAGGCGATGACCTCGAAAAGTCCACCGAGTCCTTGGCACGAACAGTTGCCAGGCAAGTCGTCGGTTTCCCAACAAAGGTCATTGACAGAGGCGATAGGGCGGTAGAGGACGAAGAAGTTTTGATGGAGCAGCCTTTCATGATGTTCAATGGAGATTCCAGAAGCGTGAGAGATGTTTTGGCTGAGTGGGGCAAGGAACGGGGCGTCGTGCTCAAGGTCATTGGTATGAGAAGATGGGCAGTCGGGGACGAAATCGAGATTACGGAAAAGGAGACGGAGGCGTAA